A region of Vigna radiata var. radiata cultivar VC1973A chromosome 6, Vradiata_ver6, whole genome shotgun sequence DNA encodes the following proteins:
- the LOC106765082 gene encoding subtilisin-like protease SBT1.7 produces the protein MKTLQTIILLLLLTAFFCITNTKAEQKKTHRQAKNTYIIHMDKSTMPSTFSDHLNWFDSSLKSASATAEILYTYKHVVHGFSTRLTPQEAETLANRPGILSVTPELRYNLHTTRTPQFLGLDKSTTLLPASQQQSQVIIGVLDTGVWPELKSLDDTGLGPVPATWKGECEVGSNMNSSHCNRKLVGARFFSKGYESALGPVDLSTESKSARDDEGHGSHTLTTAAGSVVPEASFYGLASGTARGMAPQARVAVYKVCWLGGCFSSDIAAGIDKAIEDGVNVLSMSIGGSLMEYYRDIIAIGTFSATSHGILVSMSAGNGGPSSSTLSNVAPWITTVGAGTLDRDFPAYITLGNGKTYTGASLYSGKPLPDSPLPLVYAGDASNSSVGYLCLQDSLIPEKVSGKIVICERGGNPRVEKGLVVKLAGGAGMILANNEAYGEELVADPHLLPAASLGQKSSQILKSYVSSSVNPTAKIAFVGTHLEVQPSPVVAAFSSRGPNALTPKILKPDLLAPGVNILAGWTGAVGPTGLTADDRHVSFNIISGTSMSCPHVSGLAAIVKGAHPQWSPAAIRSALMTTAYTSYKNGAAIEDVATGQPATPFDYGAGHVNPVAALDPGLVYDADVEDYLGFFCALNYTSFQIKLAARRDFTCDPKKEYRVEDFNYPSFAVALETASGIGGGSDAPHTVKYSRVLTNVGAPGTYKASVVPLGDSNVKIVVEPGTLSFAQEYEKKSYTVSFTYTSKPSGTSSFARLEWTDGKHRVASPIAFSWT, from the coding sequence ATGAAGACTCTGCAAACCATTATTCTTCTGCTGCTGCTCACAGCGTTCTTTTGCATCACCAACACCAAAGcagaacaaaagaaaacacaccGCCAAGCCAAAAACACCTACATAATCCACATGGACAAGTCCACCATGCCTTCAACTTTCTCCGACCACCTCAACTGGTTCGATTCCTCCCTCAAATCAGCATCAGCCACCGCAGAGATCCTCTACACCTACAAACACGTCGTTCACGGCTTCTCCACCAGGCTCACACCCCAAGAAGCAGAAACACTCGCCAACCGACCAGGAATCCTCTCAGTCACCCCAGAACTTCGATACAATCTCCACACCACAAGAACACCGCAGTTCCTCGGACTCGACAAAAGCACCACGCTCTTACCCGCGTCCCAGCAACAGAGCCAGGTCATCATCGGAGTCCTTGACACCGGCGTCTGGCCCGAGTTGAAGAGCCTCGATGACACGGGCCTGGGCCCGGTACCCGCCACGTGGAAAGGCGAGTGCGAAGTTGGCAGCAACATGAACTCCTCACACTGCAACAGAAAACTAGTGGGTGCGAGGTTTTTCTCCAAAGGCTACGAATCCGCTCTTGGACCTGTTGACTTAAGTACAGAGTCAAAGTCAGCGAGAGACGACGAGGGGCATGGGAGTCACACGCTCACCACGGCTGCAGGCTCGGTGGTTCCCGAAGCTAGCTTCTACGGTTTGGCGTCGGGCACGGCTCGTGGAATGGCGCCGCAAGCGCGCGTGGCGGTTTACAAGGTGTGCTGGCTCGGTGGGTGTTTTTCTTCCGACATAGCCGCGGGGATCGACAAGGCCATAGAAGACGGCGTGAACGTTTTATCCATGTCGATTGGGGGAAGCTTGATGGAGTATTACAGAGACATTATCGCGATTGGTACCTTCTCTGCCACGTCACACGGGATTTTAGTTTCCATGTCAGCAGGGAACGGTGGGCCCAGTTCGTCAACTCTATCCAACGTGGCGCCGTGGATAACCACGGTGGGAGCCGGAACTTTAGACCGCGATTTCCCTGCTTACATAACGCTTGGAAACGGAAAAACATACACCGGAGCCTCGCTTTATAGCGGTAAACCGTTGCCGGATTCTCCGCTTCCTCTCGTTTACGCTGGCGACGCGAGTAACTCTTCTGTTGGGTATCTTTGCTTGCAAGATTCTCTCATTCCCGAGAAGGTTTCAGGGAAGATTGTGATATGCGAGAGAGGGGGAAATCCCAGAGTGGAAAAGGGTTTGGTGGTGAAGCTAGCGGGAGGTGCTGGAATGATTTTGGCCAACAATGAAGCTTACGGGGAAGAGTTAGTTGCTGATCCTCATCTTCTTCCTGCTGCATCACTGGGCCAAAAATCGAGTCAAATTCTTAAGAGTTACGTTTCTTCTTCAGTAAATCCCACCGCTAAGATTGCTTTCGTAGGAACCCATTTGGAGGTTCAACCTTCTCCGGTTGTGGCGGCTTTCAGCTCCAGAGGACCCAACGCTCTCACGCCCAAGATTCTCAAACCGGATTTACTAGCTCCAGGGGTCAACATTTTAGCAGGTTGGACTGGCGCGGTTGGACCGACCGGGTTGACCGCTGACGACCGCCATGTCAGCTTCAACATAATTTCCGGAACCTCCATGTCTTGCCCTCACGTCAGCGGCTTAGCCGCGATTGTCAAAGGCGCGCACCCTCAATGGAGCCCTGCGGCTATTAGATCCGCACTCATGACAACAGCGTACACGAGTTACAAAAACGGCGCCGCAATTGAAGATGTTGCGACTGGGCAACCTGCAACGCCGTTCGATTATGGCGCGGGACACGTGAATCCCGTGGCCGCCCTTGATCCTGGTCTGGTGTATGATGCGGACGTGGAAGACTACTTGGGATTCTTCTGCGCGCTAAACTACACTTCGTTTCAAATCAAGCTTGCTGCGAGGAGGGACTTTACTTGTGACCCGAAGAAGGAATACAGAGTGGAGGATTTCAACTACCCTTCGTTTGCGGTTGCTTTGGAGACAGCTTCGGGGATTGGGGGTGGTTCGGATGCTCCCCATACTGTGAAGTACTCTAGGGTTTTGACTAACGTCGGAGCTCCGGGAACGTATAAAGCTTCGGTGGTGCCGTTGGGGGATTCGAATGTGAAGATTGTGGTGGAACCGGGGACACTGAGTTTCGCGCAGGAGTACGAGAAGAAGAGCTATACGGTGTCGTTTACATACACCTCCAAGCCCTCCGGGACCAGTAGCTTTGCGCGTTTGGAATGGACGGATGGAAAACATAGGGTTGCCAGCCCAATTGCGTTCAGCTGGACATGA
- the LOC106764114 gene encoding uncharacterized protein LOC106764114 gives MASSFDRWEKDPFFNAAEEVQESADRMESTYRIWLHATKDASSMWNSDEVCRDLHIALGTAKWQLEEFERAAMSSYGKISSDEARSRHQQFITAIEDKIMKVEHSISESVGKASLPWLRLDEGEQDELALFLSGKPEINSRDIEDPPVANCSKDFHVSYGWGEPKGEISRGHRRVASASADIGFWKVSVHDDAQQWSSSSGSSGPLHNKAPSLSGFLSSMESVSKLNWSMNAYKKLKAVNPHTETDSTLLPTAEFNRGNSANCESKSGLDSCDECYDKQLYGWYGAIRRKLQRSQYQIQYRHPVRIAVWIFFLLCFIALIAFHTL, from the exons ATGGCGTCGAGTTTTGACCGGTGGGAAAAGGATCCTTTCTTTAACGCCGCCGAAGAAGTTCAAGAGTCTGCAGACAG GATGGAATCTACGTATAGGATATGGTTACACGCAACAAAAGATGCGTCCAGCATGTGGAACTCTGATGAAGTGTGTAGAGATCTACATATTGCACTTGGCACTGCCAAATGGCAG TTAGAGGAATTTGAGCGGGCAGCGATGTCAAGTTATGGCAAAATTTCAAGTGATGAAGCGAGAAGTAGGCACCAACAATTTATCACTGCCATTGAGGATAAGATAATGAAAGTTGAGCATTCGATAAGTGAATCGGTAGGCAAGGCATCTCTGCCTTGGTTGCGTTTAGACGAAGGAGAACAGGATGAGCTTGCTTTGTTTCTTTCGGGAAAACCAGAAATTAACAGCAGGGACATTGAAGATCCACCAGTGGCTAATTGTTCGAAGGATTTTCATGTTTCATATGGATGGGGTGAACCAAAGGGGGAGATATCACGTGGGCACCGCAGGGTAGCCAGTGCTAGTGCTGATATTGGATTTTGGAAAGTTTCAGTTCATGATGATGCACAGCAGTGGAGTTCATCAAGTGGTTCTTCTGGTCCACTGCATAATAAGGCACCCAGTTTATCAGGATTTCTTAGTTCAATGGAATCAGTCTCTAAGTTGAATTGGTCTATGAATGCTTATAAAAAGCTGAAAGCAGTGAATCCTCATACAGAAACTGATAGCACACTACTTCCAACTGCTGAATTCAATAGG GGCAACAGTGCAAACTGTGAAAGTAAGAGTGGCCTTGATAGCTGTGACGAATGCTATGACAAACAACTCTATGGATGGTATGGTGCTATTCGGAGAAAGCTTCAAAGATCTCAATACCAAATTCAATACAGGCACCCTGTTCGAATAGctgtttggattttttttctcctttgtttTATAG CATTGATTGCATTCCACACATTGTAG